A part of Carettochelys insculpta isolate YL-2023 chromosome 1, ASM3395843v1, whole genome shotgun sequence genomic DNA contains:
- the CYTH4 gene encoding cytohesin-4 isoform X1: protein MLGEGAAEACNGRALLGSALHFGMWGSACLETAPSSRWDLFFPFVLPETSDLSKTEEAELEAIKQHRKALLEDIQRLKEEIAEVFAEIDCFQSTQESQIIQKDKDLCVGRKKFNMDPTKGIQYLTEHKVLSSDLQEIARFLYKGEGLNKTAIGDYLGERNPRTLQILQAFVECHPFANLNLVQALRQFLWSFRLPGEAQKIDRMMEAFANWYCQCNPGVFQSTDTCYVLSFSVIMLNTSLHNPNVKDKPPFERFMAMNRGINNGGDLPEELLRNLFESIKNEPFSIPEDDGNDLTHTFFNPSREGWLLKLGGRVKTWKRRWFILTDNCLYYFEYTTDKEPLGIIPLENLSVQKVDDPKKPNCFELFNPKCKGQKIKACKTDGDGKVVEGKHQSYKISAATPEERDLWIEAIQTSITQDPFYDLVSARKKKIASKN, encoded by the exons ATGTTAGGGGAGGGAGCAGCTGAGGCCTGCAATGGCAGGGCATTGCTTGGTTCTGCCCTCCACTTTGGGATGTGGGGCTCTGCTTGCCTTGAGACAGCTCCCAGTTCTCGCTGggatttatttttcccttttgtatTGCCAGAGACATCTGATCTGAGCAAGACTGAGGAGGCTGAACTGGAGGCTATCAAGCAGCACAGGAAGGCACTGCTGGAGGACATCCAG AGGCTGAAGGAGGAGATTGCAGAGGTGTTTGCCGAGATAGATTGCTTCCAAAGCACACAAGAGAG CCAAATAATCCAGAAGGACAAAGATCTGTGCGTGGGCCGGAAGAAATTCAACATGGACCCCACAAAG GGGATCCAGTACTTGACTGAGCACAAAGTGCTGTCCTCAGACTTGCAAGAGATCGCCAGGTTCCTCTACAAGGGGGAGGGCCTGAACAAGACAGCCATCGGGGATTACCTGGGGGAGAG GAACCCAAGGACCCTGCAGATCCTTCAGGCCTTTGTGGAATGCCACCCGTTCGCCAACCTCAACCTGGTGCAGGCGCTAAG GCAGTTCCTGTGGAGCTTCCGGCTGCCCGGGGAGGCCCAGAAGATTGATCGGATGATGGAGGCCTTCGCCAACTGGTACTGCCAGTGCAACCCAGGCGTCTTCCAGTCGACAG ATACGTGCTACGTGCTGTCCTTCTCTGTCATCATGCTGAACACCAGCCTGCACAACCCCAATGTGAAGGATAAGCCCCCCTTCGAGAGGTTCATGGCCATGAACCGCGGCATCAACAATGGAGGGGACCTACCCGAAGAGCTCCTGCGG AATCTGTTTGAGAGCATCAAGAACGAGCCCTTTTCCATCCCGGAGGACGATGGGAATGACCTCACACACACTTTCTTCAACCCCAGCCGTGAGGGCTGGCTCCTGAAACTGG GAGGCCGGGTGAAGACCTGGAAGCGACGCTGGTTCATTCTGACTGACAACTGCCTGTACTACTTTGAATACACCACA GATAAAGAACCTCTGGGGATCATCCCCCTGGAGAATCTCTCGGTTCAGAAGGTGGACGATCCCAAAAAGCCA AACTGCTTTGAGCTCTTCAATCCCAAGTGCAAGGGGCAGAAGATCAAAGCCTGCAAGACGGACGGGGATGGGAAGGTGGTGGAAGGCAAACACCAATCCTACAAGATCTCGGCAGCCACGCCAGAGGAGCGCGACCTGTGGATTGAGGCCATACA GACCAGCATCACCCAGGATCCCTTCTATGACCTGGTTTCAGCCCGGAAGAAGAAGATCGCCAGCAAAAACTGA
- the CYTH4 gene encoding cytohesin-4 isoform X2, whose protein sequence is MNFCPTETSDLSKTEEAELEAIKQHRKALLEDIQRLKEEIAEVFAEIDCFQSTQESQIIQKDKDLCVGRKKFNMDPTKGIQYLTEHKVLSSDLQEIARFLYKGEGLNKTAIGDYLGERNPRTLQILQAFVECHPFANLNLVQALRQFLWSFRLPGEAQKIDRMMEAFANWYCQCNPGVFQSTDTCYVLSFSVIMLNTSLHNPNVKDKPPFERFMAMNRGINNGGDLPEELLRNLFESIKNEPFSIPEDDGNDLTHTFFNPSREGWLLKLGGRVKTWKRRWFILTDNCLYYFEYTTDKEPLGIIPLENLSVQKVDDPKKPNCFELFNPKCKGQKIKACKTDGDGKVVEGKHQSYKISAATPEERDLWIEAIQTSITQDPFYDLVSARKKKIASKN, encoded by the exons AGACATCTGATCTGAGCAAGACTGAGGAGGCTGAACTGGAGGCTATCAAGCAGCACAGGAAGGCACTGCTGGAGGACATCCAG AGGCTGAAGGAGGAGATTGCAGAGGTGTTTGCCGAGATAGATTGCTTCCAAAGCACACAAGAGAG CCAAATAATCCAGAAGGACAAAGATCTGTGCGTGGGCCGGAAGAAATTCAACATGGACCCCACAAAG GGGATCCAGTACTTGACTGAGCACAAAGTGCTGTCCTCAGACTTGCAAGAGATCGCCAGGTTCCTCTACAAGGGGGAGGGCCTGAACAAGACAGCCATCGGGGATTACCTGGGGGAGAG GAACCCAAGGACCCTGCAGATCCTTCAGGCCTTTGTGGAATGCCACCCGTTCGCCAACCTCAACCTGGTGCAGGCGCTAAG GCAGTTCCTGTGGAGCTTCCGGCTGCCCGGGGAGGCCCAGAAGATTGATCGGATGATGGAGGCCTTCGCCAACTGGTACTGCCAGTGCAACCCAGGCGTCTTCCAGTCGACAG ATACGTGCTACGTGCTGTCCTTCTCTGTCATCATGCTGAACACCAGCCTGCACAACCCCAATGTGAAGGATAAGCCCCCCTTCGAGAGGTTCATGGCCATGAACCGCGGCATCAACAATGGAGGGGACCTACCCGAAGAGCTCCTGCGG AATCTGTTTGAGAGCATCAAGAACGAGCCCTTTTCCATCCCGGAGGACGATGGGAATGACCTCACACACACTTTCTTCAACCCCAGCCGTGAGGGCTGGCTCCTGAAACTGG GAGGCCGGGTGAAGACCTGGAAGCGACGCTGGTTCATTCTGACTGACAACTGCCTGTACTACTTTGAATACACCACA GATAAAGAACCTCTGGGGATCATCCCCCTGGAGAATCTCTCGGTTCAGAAGGTGGACGATCCCAAAAAGCCA AACTGCTTTGAGCTCTTCAATCCCAAGTGCAAGGGGCAGAAGATCAAAGCCTGCAAGACGGACGGGGATGGGAAGGTGGTGGAAGGCAAACACCAATCCTACAAGATCTCGGCAGCCACGCCAGAGGAGCGCGACCTGTGGATTGAGGCCATACA GACCAGCATCACCCAGGATCCCTTCTATGACCTGGTTTCAGCCCGGAAGAAGAAGATCGCCAGCAAAAACTGA